The following proteins are co-located in the Megalops cyprinoides isolate fMegCyp1 chromosome 15, fMegCyp1.pri, whole genome shotgun sequence genome:
- the LOC118789654 gene encoding zinc finger protein 518A isoform X1 → MEADHTTADDPPEGSKEVDKEDPGNWRTRLRLKQVAVQLPLMQNVDGEYSPEEAEESHEKNKAQTARKSFKRPPLRGQETPPGASISGKILRFSCSECMGQAMFSPNDLLKHFQGVHQGSLPTFPCDMCSFVTHDFSSLQRHRIGHRDTFVRCEICNDSVQYTLLQLTRHFNIFHSLNGYYRCEKCKFSTKDVGTFVQHTHRHNDPQYKCSKCQHVSHSNGEYQKHVLTHAGTYPFTCQLCDYGAPRKDYITKHMATVHGDEMERRTRRSAGEDGPKTLVNSSPGLKLLLTKNPARQTHWMSKGLHALSGGGLLDEFGRLTNPEKTLEETQQFLERTVAAQRDCKKWAKALKTDQQYASQTIPTLSQPKQEAAVTPNTSFLNPNSNGLTVLMVKNKITIPPNCTTKVMGFKMVDGKKHLVLKVIPSGKQESSPKTPESAAASSTSSVAEKDADSQTAETCTEDTHSPVHSEEGTAPLSSQPDLSNAEASPNSTSLCSPLSQQETSTKENDDATSPETSEETGVQKNGDENGQHESPSQAGEAEEQQLPEEENSNKGPATSPTTDSVCPIMDEMEHSSPLKGEDTSQPNGNTSSPESVPDQPGSEMETPLESADPKEMDVSLTCPENIDDDNMSSKSALNSPNQEVFTFHNYSKDTSSLSSDTSLPGDDELVMEDPENDSSQISRASSDGTLKLADLPEQELQDCQEDEVGFTHSPNQDIQDTQSPMGSDLPSMEKVPDSEIEVDECIATVEEEEAPQQVSGMCQTPESPQKSKTALETASPSSEQQMEPLGCDDSVETGTNTKDTSASEPQDHAAKSTEKIDSSGGEKSTASSSNAAMLGKILEQHSDAIISQQLEKERIGTTLNHEVIRTPTTTLRILQPLNLTEGKQQVFLQTAENGYAVPVQLRGSPGFKLITGSVPPINVSYLKPGGERPTNRTAALAFTLSNGRIGTAAQVLGDKEAGGGLAKGGGQNSTTLTTGTQQGAGTSTGSFLVNSSPLKGPLFLSSSIQSVSRERTANAPTCFLVQRPLAVASATATPGGGAATGSSVQTPQSRPMLAVPVNSPDQPTVLQAGRQAFLLRYLSPVKSGILLNSPSEGKATNQTGQTNESGGSRVFLKIVRNASDASFPSCSGTLSSGVTTHTTHANQPIYLATGALQSPYLLMSSNQSILNVSTGTKTSGSSSQDSIQAAASPLLSLSSPTPVQGKDQRKEREEGLVCKLKKARLPHPRMNHQTPKRKRQTKPSVEDVVEPASKARRLSSKKSKEKEGPTVVHWEPVPRDVERTLRLLPFSPGQLIKCPRRNQPVVVLNHPDADIPEVASLMRTVNKFRGEVMKVALSQRTVDALSELDCDTFKQNCSANCHASHGRRVRPQGTVRERFILKLRLKKTSRNKYKVVNTISEGTEQPLTFNCWFCGRVFGNQEEWIGHGQRHLMEATRDWNKLF, encoded by the coding sequence ATGGAGGCAGACCACACAACTGCCGATGACCCACCTGAAGGCAGTAAAGAAGTTGATAAAGAGGACCCGGGAAACTGGCGCACAAGACTGCGTTTGAAGCAGGTTGCCGTCCAGCTTCCGTTGATGCAGAATGTGGACGGGGAGTACAGTCCagaagaggcagaggaaagTCATGAGAAAAACAAGGCACAGACTGCCCGCAAGTCCTTCAAGAGGCCACCGCTGAGGGGCCAAGAGACTCCACCAGGGGCGAGCATTTCCGGAAAAATCCTCAGGTTCAGCTGTTCTGAATGCATGGGCCAGGCGATGTTCAGTCCCAATGACCTGCTGAAGCATTTTCAGGGAGTTCACCAAGGAAGCCTACCAACCTTTCCATGTGACATGTGCAGTTTCGTCACCCATGATTTCTCCAGCCTTCAGCGACACCGTATAGGACACCGAGACACTTTTGTACGGTGTGAGATCTGCAATGACAGCGTGCAATACACCCTCCTGCAGCTCACCAGACACTTCAACATATTCCACAGCCTTAACGGCTACTACCGCTGTGAGAAGTGCAAGTTCTCCACTAAAGACGTGGGAACTTTTGTACAGCACACTCATAGACACAACGACCCCCAGTACAAATGCAGTAAGTGCCAGCATGTGAGTCACAGCAACGGCGAGTATCAGAAACATGTCTTGACTCATGCAGGGACGTACCCCTTCACCTGTCAGCTCTGTGACTATGGGGCACCCCGGAAGgattacattacaaaacacatgGCTACTGTCCATGGGGATGAGATGGAGAGAAGAACCAGGAGGAGCGCCGGGGAGGACGGCCCCAAAACACTAGTGAACTCATCGCCAGGATTAAAGCTTCTACTAACCAAGAATCCAGCTAGGCAGACCCATTGGATGTCCAAAGGCCTGCATGCTTTGTCTGGAGGGGGTTTGCTTGATGAATTTGGAAGGCTGACTAATCCAGAAAAGACTTTGGAGGAGACGCAGCAGTTTTTGGAGAGGACTGTTGCAGCTCAGAGAGACTGTAAGAAATGGGCTAAGGCTCTTAAAACTGATCAGCAGTATGCTTCCCAGACCATTCCTACATTGTCACAGCCTAAGCAGGAAGCTGCTGTAACTCCCAACACCAGCTTCCTAAACCCCAATAGCAATGGTCTCACTGTGCTCATggtcaaaaacaaaatcaccatCCCTCCTAACTGCACTACAAAAGTCATGGGCTTCAAGATGGTGGATGGCAAGAAACATTTAGTACTCAAAGTTATACCATCTGGGAAGCAAGAGTCCTCTCCTAAAACACCAGAGTCTGCAGCAGCATCGTCGACGTCATCAGTTGCTGAGAAGGATGCAGACAGTCAGACAGCGGAAACATGCACAGAAGACACTCACAGTCCGGTTCATTCTGAAGAAGGAACTGCCCCCCTCAGCAGCCAGCCAGACTTGTCAAATGCTGAGGCTTCTCCCAACAGTACATCTCTCTGCAGCCCCTTGTCTCAGCAGGAGACCTCTACAAAGGAAAATGATGATGCCACTTCACCAGAAACTTCAGAAGAAACAGGAGTGCAGAAAAATGGGGATGAAAATGGCCAGCATGAGTCACCCTCACaggcaggagaggcagaggaacaACAGCTTCCAGAagaagaaaacagcaacaaaggCCCTGCGACTTCGCCCACCACAGACAGCGTTTGCCCCATCATGGACGAGATGGAACACAGCTCACCACTGAAAGGTGAAGATACCAGTCAACCTAATGGCAACACGTCATCTCCTGAATCTGTTCCTGACCAACCTGGCTCAGAGATGGAGACGCCGCTTGAATCTGCAGACCCAAAAGAAATGGATGTGTCACTCACCTGCCCAGAGAATATTGATGATGATAATATGTCAAGTAAATCTGCACTGAATTCTCCAAACCAAGAGGTCTTCACTTTCCACAACTACTCAAAGGACACCTCTAGTCTTTCCTCTGATACATCCTTGCCTGGTGACGATGAGCTGGTGATGGAGGACCCTGAGAATGACAGCAGTCAGATTTCGAGAGCATCATCTGATGGAACCTTGAAGCTAGCAGACTTGCCTGAACAGGAGCTGCAGGATTGTCAAGAAGATGAGGTAGGGTTTACACACTCACCCAATCAAGACATTCAAGACACCCAGTCGCCTATGGGCTCAGATCTTCCGTCGATGGAAAAAGTACCAGACAGTGAAATTGAAGTTGATGAGTGCATAGCCACTGTTGAAGAAGAGGAGGCCCCCCAGCAGGTTAGTGGGATGTGTCAAACTCCAGAATCTCCTCAAAAGTCAAAAACTGCACTGGAAACAGCCTCTCCAAGCTCAGAACAACAAATGGAGCCCCTTGGTTGTGATGACAGTGTTGAGACAGGAACAAACACCAAGGATACTAGTGCATCTGAACCCCAAGACCATGCTGcgaaaagcacagagaaaatcGACTCATCTGGGGGAGAGAAAAGTACAGCAAGTTCGAGTAATGCTGCCATGTTGGGGAAGATACTAGAACAGCATTCTGATGCCATTATCAgtcagcagctggagaaggagcgAATTGGAACCACGCTGAACCATGAAGTGATTCGGACCCCCACAACCACACTGAGGATTCTACAGCCCCTTAATCTGACAGAGGGTAAGCAACAAGTTTTTCTACAGACTGCTGAGAATGGGTATGCAGTACCTGTTCAGCTCAGGGGCAGCCCAGGATTTAAACTGATCACTGGGTCTGTTCCCCCAATAAATGTTTCTTATCTGAAGCCTGGAGGTGAAAGACCGACTAACAGAACAGCGGCACTGGCTTTCACACTGAGTAATGGCAGGATAGGCACAGCTGCACAGGTTTTGGGTGACAAAGAAGCAGGTGGTGGGTTGGCAAAAGGTGGTGggcaaaacagcacaacactTACTACTGGCACCCAGCAGGGGGCTGGCACCAGCACGGGCAGTTTTCTGGTCAACAGCTCACCTTTGAAGGGACCTTTGTTCTTGTCCAGCTCAATTCAGTCTGTCTCCAGAGAACGGACTGCAAACGCGCCGACATGCTTTTTAGTTCAAAGACCGCTGGCTGTGGCTTCAGCTACCGCAACGCCTGGTGGGGGGGCCGctacaggcagcagtgtgcagaCGCCGCAGTCCAGACCAATGTTGGCTGTGCCGGTGAATTCTCCAGACCAACCCACTGTTTTACAAGCTGGTCGACAAGCCTTCCTGCTTAGATATTTGTCTCCAGTTAAGTCTGGGATACTGCTGAACAGTCCTTCTGAAGGAAAAGCCACAAATCAGACTGGCCAAACCAACGAAAGTGGCGGCAGTAGGGTTTTTCTTAAGATTGTTAGAAATGCTTCAGATGCTAGCTTTCCTTCCTGCAGTGGCACGCTTAGCAGTGGGGTGACAACGCACACCACGCACGCCAACCAGCCCATCTACCTAGCCACAGGTGCTCTGCAGTCACCTTatctgctgatgtcatccaacCAATCCATTCTGAATGTCTCCACAGGAACAAAAACCTCAGGGTCATCATCACAGGATTCCATCCAAGCTGCAGCTTCCCCGCTACTGAGTCTCTCCTCCCCAACACCTGTGCAAGGTAAAGAtcaaagaaaagagagggaagaagggtTGGTCTGCAAGCTAAAGAAAGCACGCCTCCCACACCCAAGGATGAATCACCAGACGCCCAAAAGGAAGAGGCAGACGAAGCCGTCCGTGGAAGATGTCGTGGAGCCTGCATCCAAAGCAAGGAGGCTCTCGAGCAAAAAATCTAAAGAGAAGGAGGGCCCGACTGTTGTTCATTGGGAACCAGTGCCAAGGGATGTAGAGAGAACACTTAGGCTACTGCCATTCAGTCCTGGTCAGCTTATTAAGTGCCCAAGGAGAAACCAGCCTGTTGTGGTGCTCAACCACCCTGACGCAGATATACCAGAGGTTGCTAGCCTCATGAGAACGGTGAACAAGTTTAGAGGCGAGGTTATGAAAGTGGCGCTGTCCCAAAGAACTGTAGATGCCCTATCAGAGCTGGattgtgacacatttaagcagAACTGCTCAGCAAACTGCCACGCCTCTCATGGTCGACGTGTGCGACCACAGGGCACGGTCAGGGAGAGGTTCATCTTGAAACTAAGGTTGAAAAAGACCAGCAGGAATAAGTACAAAGTTGTGAACACTATCTCCGAAGGCACTGAGCAGCCATTGACATTCAACTGCTGGTTTTGTGGTCGAGTCTTTGGCAACCAGGAGGAGTGGATAGGTCACGGCCAGCGGCATCTGATGGAGGCTACAAGAGACTGGAACAAGCTGTTTTAA
- the LOC118789654 gene encoding zinc finger protein 518A isoform X2, giving the protein MEADHTTADDPPEGSKEVDKEDPGNWRTRLRLKQVAVQLPLMQNVDGEYSPEEAEESHEKNKAQTARKSFKRPPLRGQETPPGASISGKILRFSCSECMGQAMFSPNDLLKHFQGVHQGSLPTFPCDMCSFVTHDFSSLQRHRIGHRDTFVRCEICNDSVQYTLLQLTRHFNIFHSLNGYYRCEKCKFSTKDVGTFVQHTHRHNDPQYKCSKCQHVSHSNGEYQKHVLTHAGTYPFTCQLCDYGAPRKDYITKHMATVHGDEMERRTRRSAGEDGPKTLVNSSPGLKLLLTKNPARQTHWMSKGLHALSGGGLLDEFGRLTNPEKTLEETQQFLERTVAAQRDCKKWAKALKTDQQYASQTIPTLSQPKQEAAVTPNTSFLNPNSNGLTVLMVKNKITIPPNCTTKVMGFKMVDGKKHLVLKVIPSGKQESSPKTPESAAASSTSSVAEKDADSQTAETCTEDTHSPVHSEEGTAPLSSQPDLSNAEASPNSTSLCSPLSQQETSTKENDDATSPETSEETGVQKNGDENGQHESPSQAGEAEEQQLPEEENSNKGPATSPTTDSVCPIMDEMEHSSPLKGEDTSQPNGNTSSPESVPDQPGSEMETPLESADPKEMDVSLTCPENIDDDNMSSKSALNSPNQEVFTFHNYSKDTSSLSSDTSLPGDDELVMEDPENDSSQISRASSDGTLKLADLPEQELQDCQEDEVGFTHSPNQDIQDTQSPMGSDLPSMEKVPDSEIEVDECIATVEEEEAPQQVSGMCQTPESPQKSKTALETASPSSEQQMEPLGCDDSVETGTNTKDTSASEPQDHAAKSTEKIDSSGGEKSTASSSNAAMLGKILEQHSDAIISQQLEKERIGTTLNHEVIRTPTTTLRILQPLNLTEGTKTSGSSSQDSIQAAASPLLSLSSPTPVQGKDQRKEREEGLVCKLKKARLPHPRMNHQTPKRKRQTKPSVEDVVEPASKARRLSSKKSKEKEGPTVVHWEPVPRDVERTLRLLPFSPGQLIKCPRRNQPVVVLNHPDADIPEVASLMRTVNKFRGEVMKVALSQRTVDALSELDCDTFKQNCSANCHASHGRRVRPQGTVRERFILKLRLKKTSRNKYKVVNTISEGTEQPLTFNCWFCGRVFGNQEEWIGHGQRHLMEATRDWNKLF; this is encoded by the exons ATGGAGGCAGACCACACAACTGCCGATGACCCACCTGAAGGCAGTAAAGAAGTTGATAAAGAGGACCCGGGAAACTGGCGCACAAGACTGCGTTTGAAGCAGGTTGCCGTCCAGCTTCCGTTGATGCAGAATGTGGACGGGGAGTACAGTCCagaagaggcagaggaaagTCATGAGAAAAACAAGGCACAGACTGCCCGCAAGTCCTTCAAGAGGCCACCGCTGAGGGGCCAAGAGACTCCACCAGGGGCGAGCATTTCCGGAAAAATCCTCAGGTTCAGCTGTTCTGAATGCATGGGCCAGGCGATGTTCAGTCCCAATGACCTGCTGAAGCATTTTCAGGGAGTTCACCAAGGAAGCCTACCAACCTTTCCATGTGACATGTGCAGTTTCGTCACCCATGATTTCTCCAGCCTTCAGCGACACCGTATAGGACACCGAGACACTTTTGTACGGTGTGAGATCTGCAATGACAGCGTGCAATACACCCTCCTGCAGCTCACCAGACACTTCAACATATTCCACAGCCTTAACGGCTACTACCGCTGTGAGAAGTGCAAGTTCTCCACTAAAGACGTGGGAACTTTTGTACAGCACACTCATAGACACAACGACCCCCAGTACAAATGCAGTAAGTGCCAGCATGTGAGTCACAGCAACGGCGAGTATCAGAAACATGTCTTGACTCATGCAGGGACGTACCCCTTCACCTGTCAGCTCTGTGACTATGGGGCACCCCGGAAGgattacattacaaaacacatgGCTACTGTCCATGGGGATGAGATGGAGAGAAGAACCAGGAGGAGCGCCGGGGAGGACGGCCCCAAAACACTAGTGAACTCATCGCCAGGATTAAAGCTTCTACTAACCAAGAATCCAGCTAGGCAGACCCATTGGATGTCCAAAGGCCTGCATGCTTTGTCTGGAGGGGGTTTGCTTGATGAATTTGGAAGGCTGACTAATCCAGAAAAGACTTTGGAGGAGACGCAGCAGTTTTTGGAGAGGACTGTTGCAGCTCAGAGAGACTGTAAGAAATGGGCTAAGGCTCTTAAAACTGATCAGCAGTATGCTTCCCAGACCATTCCTACATTGTCACAGCCTAAGCAGGAAGCTGCTGTAACTCCCAACACCAGCTTCCTAAACCCCAATAGCAATGGTCTCACTGTGCTCATggtcaaaaacaaaatcaccatCCCTCCTAACTGCACTACAAAAGTCATGGGCTTCAAGATGGTGGATGGCAAGAAACATTTAGTACTCAAAGTTATACCATCTGGGAAGCAAGAGTCCTCTCCTAAAACACCAGAGTCTGCAGCAGCATCGTCGACGTCATCAGTTGCTGAGAAGGATGCAGACAGTCAGACAGCGGAAACATGCACAGAAGACACTCACAGTCCGGTTCATTCTGAAGAAGGAACTGCCCCCCTCAGCAGCCAGCCAGACTTGTCAAATGCTGAGGCTTCTCCCAACAGTACATCTCTCTGCAGCCCCTTGTCTCAGCAGGAGACCTCTACAAAGGAAAATGATGATGCCACTTCACCAGAAACTTCAGAAGAAACAGGAGTGCAGAAAAATGGGGATGAAAATGGCCAGCATGAGTCACCCTCACaggcaggagaggcagaggaacaACAGCTTCCAGAagaagaaaacagcaacaaaggCCCTGCGACTTCGCCCACCACAGACAGCGTTTGCCCCATCATGGACGAGATGGAACACAGCTCACCACTGAAAGGTGAAGATACCAGTCAACCTAATGGCAACACGTCATCTCCTGAATCTGTTCCTGACCAACCTGGCTCAGAGATGGAGACGCCGCTTGAATCTGCAGACCCAAAAGAAATGGATGTGTCACTCACCTGCCCAGAGAATATTGATGATGATAATATGTCAAGTAAATCTGCACTGAATTCTCCAAACCAAGAGGTCTTCACTTTCCACAACTACTCAAAGGACACCTCTAGTCTTTCCTCTGATACATCCTTGCCTGGTGACGATGAGCTGGTGATGGAGGACCCTGAGAATGACAGCAGTCAGATTTCGAGAGCATCATCTGATGGAACCTTGAAGCTAGCAGACTTGCCTGAACAGGAGCTGCAGGATTGTCAAGAAGATGAGGTAGGGTTTACACACTCACCCAATCAAGACATTCAAGACACCCAGTCGCCTATGGGCTCAGATCTTCCGTCGATGGAAAAAGTACCAGACAGTGAAATTGAAGTTGATGAGTGCATAGCCACTGTTGAAGAAGAGGAGGCCCCCCAGCAGGTTAGTGGGATGTGTCAAACTCCAGAATCTCCTCAAAAGTCAAAAACTGCACTGGAAACAGCCTCTCCAAGCTCAGAACAACAAATGGAGCCCCTTGGTTGTGATGACAGTGTTGAGACAGGAACAAACACCAAGGATACTAGTGCATCTGAACCCCAAGACCATGCTGcgaaaagcacagagaaaatcGACTCATCTGGGGGAGAGAAAAGTACAGCAAGTTCGAGTAATGCTGCCATGTTGGGGAAGATACTAGAACAGCATTCTGATGCCATTATCAgtcagcagctggagaaggagcgAATTGGAACCACGCTGAACCATGAAGTGATTCGGACCCCCACAACCACACTGAGGATTCTACAGCCCCTTAATCTGACAGAGG GAACAAAAACCTCAGGGTCATCATCACAGGATTCCATCCAAGCTGCAGCTTCCCCGCTACTGAGTCTCTCCTCCCCAACACCTGTGCAAGGTAAAGAtcaaagaaaagagagggaagaagggtTGGTCTGCAAGCTAAAGAAAGCACGCCTCCCACACCCAAGGATGAATCACCAGACGCCCAAAAGGAAGAGGCAGACGAAGCCGTCCGTGGAAGATGTCGTGGAGCCTGCATCCAAAGCAAGGAGGCTCTCGAGCAAAAAATCTAAAGAGAAGGAGGGCCCGACTGTTGTTCATTGGGAACCAGTGCCAAGGGATGTAGAGAGAACACTTAGGCTACTGCCATTCAGTCCTGGTCAGCTTATTAAGTGCCCAAGGAGAAACCAGCCTGTTGTGGTGCTCAACCACCCTGACGCAGATATACCAGAGGTTGCTAGCCTCATGAGAACGGTGAACAAGTTTAGAGGCGAGGTTATGAAAGTGGCGCTGTCCCAAAGAACTGTAGATGCCCTATCAGAGCTGGattgtgacacatttaagcagAACTGCTCAGCAAACTGCCACGCCTCTCATGGTCGACGTGTGCGACCACAGGGCACGGTCAGGGAGAGGTTCATCTTGAAACTAAGGTTGAAAAAGACCAGCAGGAATAAGTACAAAGTTGTGAACACTATCTCCGAAGGCACTGAGCAGCCATTGACATTCAACTGCTGGTTTTGTGGTCGAGTCTTTGGCAACCAGGAGGAGTGGATAGGTCACGGCCAGCGGCATCTGATGGAGGCTACAAGAGACTGGAACAAGCTGTTTTAA